The proteins below come from a single Procambarus clarkii isolate CNS0578487 chromosome 54, FALCON_Pclarkii_2.0, whole genome shotgun sequence genomic window:
- the LOC138352777 gene encoding KRAB-A domain-containing protein 2-like, which translates to MCPTTRFPIAVPVKNITAAIVVKKLLKIFTQYGFPGEVQSDCGTNFTSDLFKKTLEEFNITQVFSSHYHPASQGSFECSHQTIKALLKKFCNDTLKDYDKQLHLIMCIFRSLHNESLGVSPYEMLCGRKCLTPLKAFKDSLCNATFSDP; encoded by the coding sequence atgtgtcctaccaccagattccccatagcagttccagtaaagaacattacggctgctattgTGGTGAaaaaactattgaagatcttcacccagtatggatttccaggagaggttcaaagtgactgtggcaccaacttcaccagtgatctcttcaagaagacactggaagagttcaacatcacacaggtattttcCAGccactatcatcctgcttcacagggttcttttgaatgtagtcatcagactattaaagcactcctaaagaaattctgtaatgacaccttgaaggactatGATAAACAACTtcatctcattatgtgcattttcagaagtctccacaatgagtctctaggagtatctccttatgagatgctctgcgGACGTAAGTGccttactcctctcaaagcttttaaagactctctatgtaatgccaccttcagtgacccttag